In one window of Tubulanus polymorphus chromosome 3, tnTubPoly1.2, whole genome shotgun sequence DNA:
- the LOC141901591 gene encoding GATOR2 complex protein WDR59-like isoform X1 yields the protein MAVRWSSENVVAEYKDLQANCMAVDCVGHYGLLGGRRLLALVDLHKPSDAVKKFARNSKWEISAMRWNPHQSHGNLFVTASNQRADIFAWAEGQAGTKAGLKSHTRVISDLDWSPFDPNILATCSMDTFTFLWDIRDARRPHVSLQAVAGVSQVKWNKVNTNLLATTHDGDIRIWDPRKGTSPVQYIAAHLSKIHGLDWSPGNEFTLATSSQDCTVKFWDVTSPRKATSMLSSSAPVWRARFTPFGQGMVTVVVPQLRRGENSLLLWNKNDLLQPVHTFVGHTDVVLEFEWRKQVGVDGGDYQLVTWSKDQSLRIWRIDPHLQKLCGPDSNDELLLDNVDDMEEIDGTNIQSVIGIADGERLSPDDLSPLQSTPPSKQIPSMTEQISPHQPKTLHQEFSLVNINIPNVTVDEMDAFKRTCTVSVVSSKHLVKLIMSFPVTYPNNAAPTFQIAQPTTIDQNNQTKLLKVLKDTSLQHVKRNRSCLEPCLRQLVSCLGNITLEERVTPDSDTPYNLQQPVIQQPTFLPLYSYGSFQDSSIPFPRTSGARFCGAGHLVTFTRSSDLKKSTTEITPKSLSALSAYTQSHYNVRTPQQSQPFNLIFNMPRSPPNNDGVSISNFYNYKGKQRLRPKKSLNKESSEHSSRSKKSSSSKMCRVMIYDASVLLPIHKYLAENYVLNPSNVQETCTKNASVAASIGRKDLAQMWSLAALSASPMLSSSPNPDAGPPWAYMPFGRNLIKSWLDHYSIMHDVQTLAMICCVFGAKDGKPKQISTTSSPDRSQFTDSGSDYSTDNFEYNHGSASWLSTDSILLNKAGIKLKRSNSWSDSFEDYKFSEVRDPADIEREKHEENMKFLDSSVICQYDQFKIAYARILYLWGLHNKVAEVLKYVSTPPPGHKGIEFVTLCQICHKESRGVQCGHCKNYAFQCSICHIAIKGASNFCLACGHGGHAEHMKDWFIKHTICPTGCGCNCLKDNPMVGI from the exons GGCAGTAGACTGTGTTGGCCACTATGGACTTCTTGGAGG GAGAAGATTGTTGGCGTTGGTTGACCTTCACAAGCCATCCGATGCAGTCAAGAAATTTGCACGGAACAGCAAATGGGAGATCAGTGCTATGCGCTGGAATCCACATCAGTCGCATGGAAATCTTTTTGTAACCGCT TCCAATCAAAGAGCAGATATATTTGCCTGGGCTGAAGGCCAGGCTGGTACAAAAGCTGGTTTAAAATCTCACACTAGAGTTATAAG TGATTTGGATTGGTCACCGTTTGATCCAAATATTCTTGCCACATGTTCAATGGACACATTCACCTTTCTGTGGGATATCAG GGATGCTCGACGACCTCATGTATCATTACAAGCTGTAG CTGGAGTCTCGCAGGTTAAATGGAATAAAGTGAATACCAATCTGCTGGCTACAACACATGATGGTGACATCAGAATATGGGATCCTAGG AAAGGTACTTCTCCAGTGCAATATATCGCAGCCCACTTGTCAAAAATACATGGCTTAGATTGGTCACCGGGGAATGAATTTACGTTAGCAACTTCTAGTCAAGATTGTACAGTCAAG TTTTGGGATGTTACAAGTCCTCGTAAGGCAACTAGTATGCTATCATCAAGCGCACCTGTATGGAGGGCTAGATTCACA CCATTCGGTCAGGGTATGGTGACTGTTGTCGTGCCACAACTTCGTCGCGGTGAAAACAGTTTACTGCTTTGGAACAAAAATGACCTACTTCAACCTGTTCATACATTTGTTGGCCATACAGACGTGGTTTTAGAATTCGAGTGGAGGAAACAAGTTGGAG TTGATGGTGGTGATTATCAGCTTGTAACGTGGTCGAAAGATCAAAGTCTACGTATTTGGAGGATTGATCCACATCTGCAGAAA TTATGCGGTCCAGATTCAAACGATGAACTACTGTTGGATAATGTGGACGATATGGAAGAAATTGATGGAACAAACATTCAGTCAGTCATAGGAATAGCCGATGGCGAGAGATTGAGTCCAGATGATCTCAGTCCGTTACAATCAACTCCTCCATCAAAACAGATTCCGTCGATGACTGAGCAAATTTCACCGCATCAACCAAAAACTTTACACCAAGAATTCTCCCTTGTTAACATAAACATTCCAAATGTCACTGTTGATGAG ATGGATGCGTTTAAAAGGACATGTACTGTGTCAGTGGTTAGCAGTAAACATTTGGTGAAACTAATCATGTCGTTTCCCGTGACATATCCGAACAACGCTGCACCGACATTCCAGATTGCGCAGCCTACAACTATcgaccaaaataatcaaacaaAACTGCTTAAGGTGCTTAAAGATACATCGCTTCAACACGTGAAGAGAAATCGATCGTGTTTGGAACCGTGTCTACGTCAGCTTGTCTCTTGTCTCGGGAATATTACG TTGGAAGAACGTGTAACGCCCGACTCGGATACACCGTATAACTTACAACAACCTGTTATTCAACAACCCACATTTCTACCTCTGTATTCTTACGGAAGTTTTCAAGATTCTTCAATTCCATTTCCTCGAACGTCTGGCGCTCGTTTTTGTGGGGCTG GTCATCTCGTAACGTTTACTAGAAGCTCTGATCTGAAGAAAAGTACAACAGAAATAACACCTAA ATCATTGTCTGCTCTATCGGCTTACACACAAAGCCATTACAATGTGCGGACACCTCAACAGTCTCAACCATTCAATCTTATCTTCAATATGCCTCGCAGTCCTCCGAATAATGACGGCGTATCAATCAGTAATTTCTACAATTACAAAGGG aaacaAAGACTTCGTCCAAAAAAATCACTGAACAAGGAGTCGAGTGAACACAGTTCACGTTCAAAGAAATCCTCTTCGTCTAAAATGTGTCGAGTGATGATTTACGACGCTAGTGTTTTATTGCCGATTCATAAATACCTAGCTGAAAATTATGT GCTGAATCCGAGTAACGTACAAGAAACTTGTACTAAGAATGCCAGCGTAGCTGCATCTATTGGACGTAAGGACTTAGCTCAAATGTGGTCGTTGGCAGCTTTATCAGCTAGTCCAATGTTATCGTCAAGTCCCAATCCTGATGCAGGTCCGCCATGGGCTTATATGCCATTTGGAAGGAACCTTATCAAATCATG gTTAGATCATTACAGTATAATGCATGATGTGCAGACATTAGCTATGATCTGTTGTGTATTCGGAGCAAAGGACGGCAAACCGAAACAAATAAGCACTACTTCATCTCCTGATAGATCACAGTTTACGGACAGTGGAAGTGATTATAGCACG GACAATTTCGAATACAATCATGGAAGTGCTAGTTGGCTTAGTACTGATTCTATTCTGCTGAACAAAG CTGGAATCAAGTTGAAACGTTCAAATAGCTGGTCAGATTCATTCGAAGATTACAAGTTTTCCGAAGTTAGAGATCCTGCTGATATTGAACGAGAAAAACATGAAGAGAACATGAA ATTTCTAGACTCTTCGGTGATTTGTCAGTATGACCAGTTCAAGATTGCCTATGCACGCATTCTCTATCTGTGGGGCCTACATAACAAAGTCGCTGAAGTTTTGAAATATGTGTCTACACCCCCTCCTGGACATAAGGGGATTG AGTTTGTGACTTTGTGTCAGATTTGCCACAAAGAATCCCGAGGAGTTCAGTGTGGACATTGTAAGAATTATGCTTTTCAATGTTCCATTTGTCATATTGCAATCAAAG GCGCTTCAAATTTTTGCTTGGCGTGCGGACATGGTGGGCATGCGGAACACATGAAAGACTGGTTTATAAAACATACAATATGTCCAACTGGTTGTGGCTGTAATTGTCTCAAAGATAATCCGATGGTTGGAATTTGA
- the LOC141901591 gene encoding GATOR2 complex protein WDR59-like isoform X6, which translates to MAVRWSSENVVAEYKDLQANCMAVDCVGHYGLLGGRRLLALVDLHKPSDAVKKFARNSKWEISAMRWNPHQSHGNLFVTASNQRADIFAWAEGQAGTKAGLKSHTRVISDLDWSPFDPNILATCSMDTFTFLWDIRDARRPHVSLQAVAGVSQVKWNKVNTNLLATTHDGDIRIWDPRKGTSPVQYIAAHLSKIHGLDWSPGNEFTLATSSQDCTVKFWDVTSPRKATSMLSSSAPVWRARFTPFGQGMVTVVVPQLRRGENSLLLWNKNDLLQPVHTFVGHTDVVLEFEWRKQVGVDGGDYQLVTWSKDQSLRIWRIDPHLQKLCGPDSNDELLLDNVDDMEEIDGTNIQSVIGIADGERLSPDDLSPLQSTPPSKQIPSMTEQISPHQPKTLHQEFSLVNINIPNVTVDEMDAFKRTCTVSVVSSKHLVKLIMSFPVTYPNNAAPTFQIAQPTTIDQNNQTKLLKVLKDTSLQHVKRNRSCLEPCLRQLVSCLGNITLEERVTPDSDTPYNLQQPVIQQPTFLPLYSYGSFQDSSIPFPRTSGARFCGAGHLVTFTRSSDLKKSTTEITPKSLSALSAYTQSHYNVRTPQQSQPFNLIFNMPRSPPNNDGVSISNFYNYKGKQRLRPKKSLNKESSEHSSRSKKSSSSKMCRVMIYDASVLLPIHKYLAENYVLNPSNVQETCTKNASVAASIGRKDLAQMWSLAALSASPMLSSSPNPDAGPPWAYMPFGRNLIKSWLDHYSIMHDVQTLAMICCVFGAKDGKPKQISTTSSPDRSQFTDSGSDYSTIVSAEDEFASSFSHSWSFL; encoded by the exons GGCAGTAGACTGTGTTGGCCACTATGGACTTCTTGGAGG GAGAAGATTGTTGGCGTTGGTTGACCTTCACAAGCCATCCGATGCAGTCAAGAAATTTGCACGGAACAGCAAATGGGAGATCAGTGCTATGCGCTGGAATCCACATCAGTCGCATGGAAATCTTTTTGTAACCGCT TCCAATCAAAGAGCAGATATATTTGCCTGGGCTGAAGGCCAGGCTGGTACAAAAGCTGGTTTAAAATCTCACACTAGAGTTATAAG TGATTTGGATTGGTCACCGTTTGATCCAAATATTCTTGCCACATGTTCAATGGACACATTCACCTTTCTGTGGGATATCAG GGATGCTCGACGACCTCATGTATCATTACAAGCTGTAG CTGGAGTCTCGCAGGTTAAATGGAATAAAGTGAATACCAATCTGCTGGCTACAACACATGATGGTGACATCAGAATATGGGATCCTAGG AAAGGTACTTCTCCAGTGCAATATATCGCAGCCCACTTGTCAAAAATACATGGCTTAGATTGGTCACCGGGGAATGAATTTACGTTAGCAACTTCTAGTCAAGATTGTACAGTCAAG TTTTGGGATGTTACAAGTCCTCGTAAGGCAACTAGTATGCTATCATCAAGCGCACCTGTATGGAGGGCTAGATTCACA CCATTCGGTCAGGGTATGGTGACTGTTGTCGTGCCACAACTTCGTCGCGGTGAAAACAGTTTACTGCTTTGGAACAAAAATGACCTACTTCAACCTGTTCATACATTTGTTGGCCATACAGACGTGGTTTTAGAATTCGAGTGGAGGAAACAAGTTGGAG TTGATGGTGGTGATTATCAGCTTGTAACGTGGTCGAAAGATCAAAGTCTACGTATTTGGAGGATTGATCCACATCTGCAGAAA TTATGCGGTCCAGATTCAAACGATGAACTACTGTTGGATAATGTGGACGATATGGAAGAAATTGATGGAACAAACATTCAGTCAGTCATAGGAATAGCCGATGGCGAGAGATTGAGTCCAGATGATCTCAGTCCGTTACAATCAACTCCTCCATCAAAACAGATTCCGTCGATGACTGAGCAAATTTCACCGCATCAACCAAAAACTTTACACCAAGAATTCTCCCTTGTTAACATAAACATTCCAAATGTCACTGTTGATGAG ATGGATGCGTTTAAAAGGACATGTACTGTGTCAGTGGTTAGCAGTAAACATTTGGTGAAACTAATCATGTCGTTTCCCGTGACATATCCGAACAACGCTGCACCGACATTCCAGATTGCGCAGCCTACAACTATcgaccaaaataatcaaacaaAACTGCTTAAGGTGCTTAAAGATACATCGCTTCAACACGTGAAGAGAAATCGATCGTGTTTGGAACCGTGTCTACGTCAGCTTGTCTCTTGTCTCGGGAATATTACG TTGGAAGAACGTGTAACGCCCGACTCGGATACACCGTATAACTTACAACAACCTGTTATTCAACAACCCACATTTCTACCTCTGTATTCTTACGGAAGTTTTCAAGATTCTTCAATTCCATTTCCTCGAACGTCTGGCGCTCGTTTTTGTGGGGCTG GTCATCTCGTAACGTTTACTAGAAGCTCTGATCTGAAGAAAAGTACAACAGAAATAACACCTAA ATCATTGTCTGCTCTATCGGCTTACACACAAAGCCATTACAATGTGCGGACACCTCAACAGTCTCAACCATTCAATCTTATCTTCAATATGCCTCGCAGTCCTCCGAATAATGACGGCGTATCAATCAGTAATTTCTACAATTACAAAGGG aaacaAAGACTTCGTCCAAAAAAATCACTGAACAAGGAGTCGAGTGAACACAGTTCACGTTCAAAGAAATCCTCTTCGTCTAAAATGTGTCGAGTGATGATTTACGACGCTAGTGTTTTATTGCCGATTCATAAATACCTAGCTGAAAATTATGT GCTGAATCCGAGTAACGTACAAGAAACTTGTACTAAGAATGCCAGCGTAGCTGCATCTATTGGACGTAAGGACTTAGCTCAAATGTGGTCGTTGGCAGCTTTATCAGCTAGTCCAATGTTATCGTCAAGTCCCAATCCTGATGCAGGTCCGCCATGGGCTTATATGCCATTTGGAAGGAACCTTATCAAATCATG gTTAGATCATTACAGTATAATGCATGATGTGCAGACATTAGCTATGATCTGTTGTGTATTCGGAGCAAAGGACGGCAAACCGAAACAAATAAGCACTACTTCATCTCCTGATAGATCACAGTTTACGGACAGTGGAAGTGATTATAGCACG ATCGTATCTGCTGAAGACGAGTTTGCCAGTTCTTTTTCGCACAGCTGGAGTTTTC TATAG
- the LOC141901591 gene encoding GATOR2 complex protein WDR59-like isoform X5: MAVRWSSENVVAEYKDLQANCMAVDCVGHYGLLGGRRLLALVDLHKPSDAVKKFARNSKWEISAMRWNPHQSHGNLFVTASNQRADIFAWAEGQAGTKAGLKSHTRVISDLDWSPFDPNILATCSMDTFTFLWDIRDARRPHVSLQAVAGVSQVKWNKVNTNLLATTHDGDIRIWDPRKGTSPVQYIAAHLSKIHGLDWSPGNEFTLATSSQDCTVKFWDVTSPRKATSMLSSSAPVWRARFTPFGQGMVTVVVPQLRRGENSLLLWNKNDLLQPVHTFVGHTDVVLEFEWRKQVGVDGGDYQLVTWSKDQSLRIWRIDPHLQKLCGPDSNDELLLDNVDDMEEIDGTNIQSVIGIADGERLSPDDLSPLQSTPPSKQIPSMTEQISPHQPKTLHQEFSLVNINIPNVTVDEMDAFKRTCTVSVVSSKHLVKLIMSFPVTYPNNAAPTFQIAQPTTIDQNNQTKLLKVLKDTSLQHVKRNRSCLEPCLRQLVSCLGNITLEERVTPDSDTPYNLQQPVIQQPTFLPLYSYGSFQDSSIPFPRTSGARFCGAGHLVTFTRSSDLKKSTTEITPKSLSALSAYTQSHYNVRTPQQSQPFNLIFNMPRSPPNNDGVSISNFYNYKGKQRLRPKKSLNKESSEHSSRSKKSSSSKMCRVMIYDASVLLPIHKYLAENYVLNPSNVQETCTKNASVAASIGRKDLAQMWSLAALSASPMLSSSPNPDAGPPWAYMPFGRNLIKSWLDHYSIMHDVQTLAMICCVFGAKDGKPKQISTTSSPDRSQFTDSGSDYSTIVSAEDEFASSFSHSWSFP, encoded by the exons GGCAGTAGACTGTGTTGGCCACTATGGACTTCTTGGAGG GAGAAGATTGTTGGCGTTGGTTGACCTTCACAAGCCATCCGATGCAGTCAAGAAATTTGCACGGAACAGCAAATGGGAGATCAGTGCTATGCGCTGGAATCCACATCAGTCGCATGGAAATCTTTTTGTAACCGCT TCCAATCAAAGAGCAGATATATTTGCCTGGGCTGAAGGCCAGGCTGGTACAAAAGCTGGTTTAAAATCTCACACTAGAGTTATAAG TGATTTGGATTGGTCACCGTTTGATCCAAATATTCTTGCCACATGTTCAATGGACACATTCACCTTTCTGTGGGATATCAG GGATGCTCGACGACCTCATGTATCATTACAAGCTGTAG CTGGAGTCTCGCAGGTTAAATGGAATAAAGTGAATACCAATCTGCTGGCTACAACACATGATGGTGACATCAGAATATGGGATCCTAGG AAAGGTACTTCTCCAGTGCAATATATCGCAGCCCACTTGTCAAAAATACATGGCTTAGATTGGTCACCGGGGAATGAATTTACGTTAGCAACTTCTAGTCAAGATTGTACAGTCAAG TTTTGGGATGTTACAAGTCCTCGTAAGGCAACTAGTATGCTATCATCAAGCGCACCTGTATGGAGGGCTAGATTCACA CCATTCGGTCAGGGTATGGTGACTGTTGTCGTGCCACAACTTCGTCGCGGTGAAAACAGTTTACTGCTTTGGAACAAAAATGACCTACTTCAACCTGTTCATACATTTGTTGGCCATACAGACGTGGTTTTAGAATTCGAGTGGAGGAAACAAGTTGGAG TTGATGGTGGTGATTATCAGCTTGTAACGTGGTCGAAAGATCAAAGTCTACGTATTTGGAGGATTGATCCACATCTGCAGAAA TTATGCGGTCCAGATTCAAACGATGAACTACTGTTGGATAATGTGGACGATATGGAAGAAATTGATGGAACAAACATTCAGTCAGTCATAGGAATAGCCGATGGCGAGAGATTGAGTCCAGATGATCTCAGTCCGTTACAATCAACTCCTCCATCAAAACAGATTCCGTCGATGACTGAGCAAATTTCACCGCATCAACCAAAAACTTTACACCAAGAATTCTCCCTTGTTAACATAAACATTCCAAATGTCACTGTTGATGAG ATGGATGCGTTTAAAAGGACATGTACTGTGTCAGTGGTTAGCAGTAAACATTTGGTGAAACTAATCATGTCGTTTCCCGTGACATATCCGAACAACGCTGCACCGACATTCCAGATTGCGCAGCCTACAACTATcgaccaaaataatcaaacaaAACTGCTTAAGGTGCTTAAAGATACATCGCTTCAACACGTGAAGAGAAATCGATCGTGTTTGGAACCGTGTCTACGTCAGCTTGTCTCTTGTCTCGGGAATATTACG TTGGAAGAACGTGTAACGCCCGACTCGGATACACCGTATAACTTACAACAACCTGTTATTCAACAACCCACATTTCTACCTCTGTATTCTTACGGAAGTTTTCAAGATTCTTCAATTCCATTTCCTCGAACGTCTGGCGCTCGTTTTTGTGGGGCTG GTCATCTCGTAACGTTTACTAGAAGCTCTGATCTGAAGAAAAGTACAACAGAAATAACACCTAA ATCATTGTCTGCTCTATCGGCTTACACACAAAGCCATTACAATGTGCGGACACCTCAACAGTCTCAACCATTCAATCTTATCTTCAATATGCCTCGCAGTCCTCCGAATAATGACGGCGTATCAATCAGTAATTTCTACAATTACAAAGGG aaacaAAGACTTCGTCCAAAAAAATCACTGAACAAGGAGTCGAGTGAACACAGTTCACGTTCAAAGAAATCCTCTTCGTCTAAAATGTGTCGAGTGATGATTTACGACGCTAGTGTTTTATTGCCGATTCATAAATACCTAGCTGAAAATTATGT GCTGAATCCGAGTAACGTACAAGAAACTTGTACTAAGAATGCCAGCGTAGCTGCATCTATTGGACGTAAGGACTTAGCTCAAATGTGGTCGTTGGCAGCTTTATCAGCTAGTCCAATGTTATCGTCAAGTCCCAATCCTGATGCAGGTCCGCCATGGGCTTATATGCCATTTGGAAGGAACCTTATCAAATCATG gTTAGATCATTACAGTATAATGCATGATGTGCAGACATTAGCTATGATCTGTTGTGTATTCGGAGCAAAGGACGGCAAACCGAAACAAATAAGCACTACTTCATCTCCTGATAGATCACAGTTTACGGACAGTGGAAGTGATTATAGCACG ATCGTATCTGCTGAAGACGAGTTTGCCAGTTCTTTTTCGCACAGCTGGAGTTTTC CCTGA
- the LOC141901591 gene encoding GATOR2 complex protein WDR59-like isoform X7, whose amino-acid sequence MAVRWSSENVVAEYKDLQANCMAVDCVGHYGLLGGRRLLALVDLHKPSDAVKKFARNSKWEISAMRWNPHQSHGNLFVTASNQRADIFAWAEGQAGTKAGLKSHTRVISDLDWSPFDPNILATCSMDTFTFLWDIRDARRPHVSLQAVAGVSQVKWNKVNTNLLATTHDGDIRIWDPRKGTSPVQYIAAHLSKIHGLDWSPGNEFTLATSSQDCTVKFWDVTSPRKATSMLSSSAPVWRARFTPFGQGMVTVVVPQLRRGENSLLLWNKNDLLQPVHTFVGHTDVVLEFEWRKQVGVDGGDYQLVTWSKDQSLRIWRIDPHLQKLCGPDSNDELLLDNVDDMEEIDGTNIQSVIGIADGERLSPDDLSPLQSTPPSKQIPSMTEQISPHQPKTLHQEFSLVNINIPNVTVDEMDAFKRTCTVSVVSSKHLVKLIMSFPVTYPNNAAPTFQIAQPTTIDQNNQTKLLKVLKDTSLQHVKRNRSCLEPCLRQLVSCLGNITLEERVTPDSDTPYNLQQPVIQQPTFLPLYSYGSFQDSSIPFPRTSGARFCGAGHLVTFTRSSDLKKSTTEITPKSLSALSAYTQSHYNVRTPQQSQPFNLIFNMPRSPPNNDGVSISNFYNYKGKQRLRPKKSLNKESSEHSSRSKKSSSSKMCRVMIYDASVLLPIHKYLAENYVLNPSNVQETCTKNASVAASIGRKDLAQMWSLAALSASPMLSSSPNPDAGPPWAYMPFGRNLIKSWLDHYSIMHDVQTLAMICCVFGAKDGKPKQISTTSSPDRSQFTDSGSDYSTYSQYHTIHPGDTGLRELLL is encoded by the exons GGCAGTAGACTGTGTTGGCCACTATGGACTTCTTGGAGG GAGAAGATTGTTGGCGTTGGTTGACCTTCACAAGCCATCCGATGCAGTCAAGAAATTTGCACGGAACAGCAAATGGGAGATCAGTGCTATGCGCTGGAATCCACATCAGTCGCATGGAAATCTTTTTGTAACCGCT TCCAATCAAAGAGCAGATATATTTGCCTGGGCTGAAGGCCAGGCTGGTACAAAAGCTGGTTTAAAATCTCACACTAGAGTTATAAG TGATTTGGATTGGTCACCGTTTGATCCAAATATTCTTGCCACATGTTCAATGGACACATTCACCTTTCTGTGGGATATCAG GGATGCTCGACGACCTCATGTATCATTACAAGCTGTAG CTGGAGTCTCGCAGGTTAAATGGAATAAAGTGAATACCAATCTGCTGGCTACAACACATGATGGTGACATCAGAATATGGGATCCTAGG AAAGGTACTTCTCCAGTGCAATATATCGCAGCCCACTTGTCAAAAATACATGGCTTAGATTGGTCACCGGGGAATGAATTTACGTTAGCAACTTCTAGTCAAGATTGTACAGTCAAG TTTTGGGATGTTACAAGTCCTCGTAAGGCAACTAGTATGCTATCATCAAGCGCACCTGTATGGAGGGCTAGATTCACA CCATTCGGTCAGGGTATGGTGACTGTTGTCGTGCCACAACTTCGTCGCGGTGAAAACAGTTTACTGCTTTGGAACAAAAATGACCTACTTCAACCTGTTCATACATTTGTTGGCCATACAGACGTGGTTTTAGAATTCGAGTGGAGGAAACAAGTTGGAG TTGATGGTGGTGATTATCAGCTTGTAACGTGGTCGAAAGATCAAAGTCTACGTATTTGGAGGATTGATCCACATCTGCAGAAA TTATGCGGTCCAGATTCAAACGATGAACTACTGTTGGATAATGTGGACGATATGGAAGAAATTGATGGAACAAACATTCAGTCAGTCATAGGAATAGCCGATGGCGAGAGATTGAGTCCAGATGATCTCAGTCCGTTACAATCAACTCCTCCATCAAAACAGATTCCGTCGATGACTGAGCAAATTTCACCGCATCAACCAAAAACTTTACACCAAGAATTCTCCCTTGTTAACATAAACATTCCAAATGTCACTGTTGATGAG ATGGATGCGTTTAAAAGGACATGTACTGTGTCAGTGGTTAGCAGTAAACATTTGGTGAAACTAATCATGTCGTTTCCCGTGACATATCCGAACAACGCTGCACCGACATTCCAGATTGCGCAGCCTACAACTATcgaccaaaataatcaaacaaAACTGCTTAAGGTGCTTAAAGATACATCGCTTCAACACGTGAAGAGAAATCGATCGTGTTTGGAACCGTGTCTACGTCAGCTTGTCTCTTGTCTCGGGAATATTACG TTGGAAGAACGTGTAACGCCCGACTCGGATACACCGTATAACTTACAACAACCTGTTATTCAACAACCCACATTTCTACCTCTGTATTCTTACGGAAGTTTTCAAGATTCTTCAATTCCATTTCCTCGAACGTCTGGCGCTCGTTTTTGTGGGGCTG GTCATCTCGTAACGTTTACTAGAAGCTCTGATCTGAAGAAAAGTACAACAGAAATAACACCTAA ATCATTGTCTGCTCTATCGGCTTACACACAAAGCCATTACAATGTGCGGACACCTCAACAGTCTCAACCATTCAATCTTATCTTCAATATGCCTCGCAGTCCTCCGAATAATGACGGCGTATCAATCAGTAATTTCTACAATTACAAAGGG aaacaAAGACTTCGTCCAAAAAAATCACTGAACAAGGAGTCGAGTGAACACAGTTCACGTTCAAAGAAATCCTCTTCGTCTAAAATGTGTCGAGTGATGATTTACGACGCTAGTGTTTTATTGCCGATTCATAAATACCTAGCTGAAAATTATGT GCTGAATCCGAGTAACGTACAAGAAACTTGTACTAAGAATGCCAGCGTAGCTGCATCTATTGGACGTAAGGACTTAGCTCAAATGTGGTCGTTGGCAGCTTTATCAGCTAGTCCAATGTTATCGTCAAGTCCCAATCCTGATGCAGGTCCGCCATGGGCTTATATGCCATTTGGAAGGAACCTTATCAAATCATG gTTAGATCATTACAGTATAATGCATGATGTGCAGACATTAGCTATGATCTGTTGTGTATTCGGAGCAAAGGACGGCAAACCGAAACAAATAAGCACTACTTCATCTCCTGATAGATCACAGTTTACGGACAGTGGAAGTGATTATAGCACG TATAGTCAATACCACACAATCCACCCTGGTGACACTGGACTACGAGAATTGTTACTGT GA